A region from the Prionailurus viverrinus isolate Anna chromosome E2, UM_Priviv_1.0, whole genome shotgun sequence genome encodes:
- the INAFM1 gene encoding putative transmembrane protein INAFM1: protein MQSAGAGPGRGRARGRGLCGPLRRAEWAAGMRGTSCVGGGGESPGGAGLSEGPRGRWLRLAPVCAYFLCVSLAAVLLAVYYGLIWVPTRPPAGPAGPPPSAPSPPCAARPGAPPAPAPAAASISCLLGAPGGPRPQLELPRSRRRRHSDHSRRPNHRQTPRERPEAAGGRGPG, encoded by the coding sequence ATGCAGAgcgcgggggcgggcccggggagggggcgggcgcgggggcggggcctgtgcGGGCCGCTGCGCCGGGCGGAGTGGGCTGCGGGGATGCGGGGCACGAGCTGCGTGGGCGGCGGCGGCGAGAGCCCGGGTGGCGCCGGGCTGAGCGAGGGCCCGCGGGGCCGCTGGCTGCGCCTGGCCCCCGTCTGCGCCTACTTCCTCTGCGTCTCGTTGGCCGCCGTGCTGCTCGCCGTCTACTACGGTCTCATCTGGGTTCCCACGCGGCCCCCCGCGGGCCCCGCCGGCCCGCCGCCCAGCGCGCCGTCTCCTCCGTGCGCCGCCCGCCCGGGCGCGCCGCCTGCCCCGGCGCCTGCCGCTGCCTCGATCTCCTGCCTCCTGGGAGCCCCCGGCGGGCCGCGACCCCAGCTCGAGCTGCcgcgcagccgccgccgccgccacagcGACCACAGCCGCCGCCCGAACCACCGCCAGACACCCAGAGAGAGGCCGGAGGCCGCGGGGGGGCGAGGACCCGGGTAG
- the C5AR1 gene encoding C5a anaphylatoxin chemotactic receptor 1: MDSLNYSTPDYADYGWTVDPYLPVDKSSRIPALSAPNVTALVILAVVFLVGVPGNSLVVWVTGFEVRRNINAIWFLNLAVADLLSCLALPILFTSIVQHGHWPYGETACRVLPSLILLNMYASILLLATISADRFLLVFNPVWCQNYRGARLAWAACGVAWGLALLLTIPSFMYRVVRVEAFPFKMECGVSYGRDSVVTERVVAILRLVVGFLWPLVTLGICYTFLLIRTWSRSATRSAKTVKVVAAVVTSFFVFWLPYQVTGMMLALSKPRSRIFKSASALDALCVAFAYVNCCINPVIYVAAARGFHARFLKSLPARLRNVLTEESVSRDSKSYTLSTADTPAQKSQAV; the protein is encoded by the exons ATG GACTCCCTGAATTACAGCACCCCTGACTATGCTGATTATGGCTGGACCGTGGACCCGTACTTGCCAGTGGACAAGTCTTCTAGAATCCCCGCCCTGTCTGCTCCGAATGTGACTGCCCTGGTAATCTTAGCGGTGGTCTTCCTGGTGGGCGTCCCGGGCAACAGCCTGGTGGTGTGGGTGACCGGCTTCGAGGTCCGGCGAAACATCAACGCCATCTGGTTTCTCAACCTGGCGGTGGCCGACCTCCTCTCCTGCCTGGCGCTGCCCATCTTGTTCACATCCATCGTCCAGCACGGCCACTGGCCCTATGGCGAGACGGCCTGCCGCGTCCTGCCCTCCCTCATCCTGCTCAACATGTACGCCAGCATCTTGCTCCTGGCCACCATCAGCGCCGACCGCTTCCTGCTGGTGTTTAACCCCGTCTGGTGCCAGAACTACCGAGGGGCCCGCTTGGCCTGGGCGGCCTGCGGCGTGGCCTGGGGCTTGGCCCTCTTGCTGACCATCCCGTCCTTCATGTATCGTGTGGTGCGCGTGGAGGCCTTTCCGTTCAAGATGGAGTGCGGCGTGAGCTACGGGAGAGACAGTGTCGTCACCGAGAGGGTCGTGGCCATCCTGCGGCTGGTGGTGGGCTTCCTGTGGCCGCTGGTCACGCTCGGAATCTGTTACACGTTCCTCCTGATTCGGACGTGGAGCCGCAGCGCCACGCGCTCCGCCAAGACGGTCAAGGTGGTGGCGGCGGTGGTGACCAGCTTCTTTGTGTTCTGGCTGCCCTACCAGGTGACGGGGATGATGCTGGCCCTGTCCAAACCGCGCTCGAGAATCTTCAAGAGCGCGTCGGCTCTGGACGCCCTGTGCGTCGCCTTCGCTTACGTCAACTGCTGCATAAACCCCGTCATCTACGTGGCGGCGGCTCGGGGCTTCCACGCCCGCTTCCTCAAGTCCCTCCCCGCCAGGCTCCGGAACGTGTTGACCGAGGAGTCCGTGTCCCGGGACAGCAAGTCCTACACCCTCTCCACGGCGGACACCCCAGCCCAGAAGAGCCAGGCGGTGTGA